One genomic window of Cannabis sativa cultivar Pink pepper isolate KNU-18-1 chromosome 2, ASM2916894v1, whole genome shotgun sequence includes the following:
- the LOC115718970 gene encoding protein neprosin-like gives MGMRGFFMVAIMLSTLLCYCESEEQLIELSRDELLEIEDQLERLNKSSIKTIKTYYGDIYDCIDFYEQPAFDHPLLKNRKYDFQMKPSSHMAPMVREDKPPKNVRQVSINSGLKGEKCPTGFVPIRRTTKEDLIRAKLFTKSYTSRINSPPTSHHALVYTSDSTKKYNGGGTIASFYTLYNVTDSQYTFGRIKLQNGLDIIQAGWGVNPSVYGDNKTRIFIYFQAGELSCFNTVCPGFVLVDPQPMIDRILRETHPGTFPTWEIGIYIYRDQVTGNWWLQLTKDHDQIGYWPSSIFSGGLKDLATYIDWGGETYSPLGQIGPPMGSGLLLKQDTRYDAYCRELTTINEGHIQEDAKNTKISSIDIDFYLVKDWGFHRDFGHVMTYGGPGPR, from the exons ATGGGTATGAGGGGATTTTTTATGGTTGCAATTATGTTGTCTACACTTTTATGTTATTGCGAATCTGAAGAACAACTAATAGAATTATCAAGAGATGAACTTCTGGAAATAGAAGATCAACTTGAACGATTGAATAAGTCATCAATCAAGActataaaa ACATACTATGGAGATATTTATGATTGTATTGATTTTTACGAGCAACCAGCATTTGATCATCCTTTATTGAAGAATCGCAAATATGATTTTCAA ATGAAACCTTCTTCTCATATGGCCCCGATGGTTAGGGAAGATAAGCCTCCAAAGAATGTGAGACAAGTATCGATAAATAGTGGGTTAAAGGGTGAAAAATGCCCAACTGGGTTTGTTCCCATAAGAAGAACTACTAAAGAAGATCTTATCAGAGCCAAACTATTTACAAAGTCTTATACCTCAAGAATTAATTCTCCTCCTACTTCTCAT CATGCACTTGTTTACACATCTGATTCAACCAAGAAATACAATGGAGGTGGCACAATTGCAAGTTTTTACACACTATATAATGTCACTGACTCACAATACACTTTCGGTcgaataaaattacaaaatggaCTTGATATCATTCAAGCTGGCTGGGGA GTAAATCCAAGTGTATATGGAGACAATAAAACTCGGATCTTCATATATTTTCAG GCTGGTGAATTATCATGTTTCAATACAGTGTGTCCAGGATTTGTTTTGGTTGACCCTCAACCTATGATCGACAGGATTCTAAGAGAAACTCACCCTGGTACTTTTCCTACATGGGAAATTGGAATCTATATTTATcgg GATCAAGTTACTGGAAATTGGTGGCTTCAACTTACAAAAGATCATGATCAAATTGGATATTGGCCATCAAGCATATTTAGTGGTGGATTAAAAGACTTGGCTACATATATTGACTGGGGAGGAGAAACTTACAGTCCTCTTGGTCAAATTGGTCCTCCAATGGGGTCTGGTTTACTTCTAAAACAAGATACTCGTTATGATGCATATTGTAGGGAATTGACAACTATAAACGAGGGGCACATACAAGAAGATGCTAAAAACACAAAAATTTCTTCAATTGATATTGACTTTTATTTAGTAAAAGATTGGGGATTTCATCGTGACTTTGGACATGTTATGACATATGGTGGCCCTGGTCCTAGATAA
- the LOC115720763 gene encoding large ribosomal subunit protein eL27, which produces MVKFLKQNKAVIVLQGRYAGRKGVIVRNFDDGTRDRPYGHCLVAGINKYPSKVIRKDSAKKTAKKSRVKAFVKLVNYQHLMPTRYTLDVDLKDVVNVDVLQSKDKKVTALKETKKRFEERFKTGKNRWFFTKLRF; this is translated from the coding sequence ATGGTGAAGTTCTTGAAGCAAAACAAGGCGGTTATCGTCCTTCAAGGGCGGTATGCTGGACGCAAGGGTGTCATCGTTCGTAACTTTGATGATGGTACTCGTGATCGCCCTTATGGACATTGTTTGGTTGCTGGGATTAACAAGTACCCAAGCAAGGTTATTCGCAAAGACTCGGCTAAGAAGACTGCCAAGAAGTCTCGAGTTAAGGCCTTTGTCAAGCTTGTTAACTACCAACATTTGATGCCAACTCGGTACACTCTTGATGTTGATCTCAAGGATGTTGTTAATGTTGATGTTCTCCAGTCTAAGGATAAGAAAGTCACTGCCTTGAAGGAGACCAAGAAGCGTTTCGAGGAGAGATTCAAGACCGGGAAGAACCGATGGTTTTTCACCAAGCTTAGGTTTTGA